A region of Thermococcus barossii DNA encodes the following proteins:
- the gatD gene encoding Glu-tRNA(Gln) amidotransferase subunit GatD, which yields MRKVERFMRDKNLEVGDYVRIIEKENGNTSVYEGIVMNPYELSSGETLTLKLDNGYNIGILVDQIVSVEIIEKVAPREELKFEEVFPKKPGLPSVAIIGTGGTIASRIDYKTGAVHAAFTAEELAKAVPEIFDIANITPKLLFNIMSEDMRPEYWIRIAHEVARMLNNGEDGVVIAHGTDTMAYTASALSFMLRDLGKPVILVGSQRSSDRPSSDAAMNLICSVRMATADFGEVAIVMHGETGDTYCLAHRGTKARKMHTSRRDAFRSINDIPLARIWPDGRIEFLRKDYRKRTESEVWVDDEMEERVALVKAFPGIQPEVIDFFVDRGYKGLVIEGTGLGHVPTYLIESIRRATEEGIAVCMTSQCLYGRVNLNVYSTGRRLLKAGVIPCEDMLPETAYVKLMWVLGHTDDPREVREMMLTNYAGEITPYTRFDTFLR from the coding sequence ATGCGCAAAGTTGAGAGGTTTATGAGGGATAAAAACCTGGAAGTCGGAGATTACGTTCGGATAATTGAAAAGGAAAACGGAAACACGAGCGTCTATGAGGGCATCGTCATGAACCCCTACGAGCTCTCCAGCGGCGAAACCCTCACGCTGAAGCTCGACAACGGGTACAACATCGGAATACTGGTTGACCAGATAGTGTCGGTTGAAATCATCGAGAAAGTCGCCCCAAGGGAAGAGCTGAAGTTTGAGGAGGTATTCCCCAAGAAACCGGGCCTTCCAAGCGTCGCAATAATAGGAACCGGCGGAACAATAGCCAGCAGGATTGACTACAAAACCGGCGCCGTTCACGCGGCCTTCACCGCCGAGGAGCTCGCCAAGGCCGTCCCCGAGATATTTGACATAGCCAACATAACACCGAAGCTTCTCTTCAACATAATGAGCGAGGACATGCGCCCGGAGTACTGGATTAGAATAGCCCACGAGGTTGCCCGGATGCTGAACAACGGTGAAGACGGCGTTGTGATAGCCCACGGAACCGACACGATGGCATACACCGCTTCGGCGCTCAGCTTCATGCTCCGTGACCTCGGAAAGCCTGTCATCCTCGTCGGTTCCCAGAGGAGCTCCGACAGGCCAAGCAGCGACGCGGCGATGAACCTCATATGCTCGGTCAGAATGGCCACCGCAGACTTCGGTGAGGTCGCCATCGTCATGCACGGTGAGACGGGTGACACCTACTGCCTCGCCCACCGCGGAACCAAAGCAAGGAAGATGCACACGAGCAGGAGGGACGCCTTCAGGAGCATAAACGATATCCCGCTCGCAAGGATATGGCCGGATGGCAGGATCGAGTTCCTCAGAAAAGACTACAGGAAGAGAACCGAGAGTGAGGTCTGGGTGGACGACGAAATGGAGGAACGCGTGGCCCTCGTCAAAGCGTTCCCGGGAATCCAGCCAGAGGTTATAGACTTCTTCGTTGACAGGGGATACAAAGGACTCGTCATTGAGGGGACTGGCCTCGGACACGTGCCGACGTACCTCATAGAGTCCATAAGGCGCGCCACTGAGGAAGGCATCGCCGTCTGCATGACGAGCCAGTGTCTCTACGGCAGGGTGAACCTGAACGTCTATTCCACCGGAAGGAGGCTTCTCAAGGCTGGAGTCATTCCGTGCGAGGACATGCTACCTGAGACGGCCTACGTCAAGCTGATGTGGGTCCTCGGCCACACCGACGACCCCAGGGAAGTGCGCGAGATGATGCTGACGAACTACGCCGGCGAGATAACCCCCTACACGAGGTTCGATACCTTCCTGAGGTGA
- a CDS encoding transcriptional regulator, with amino-acid sequence MMTRRQRIIKLLEERDYSPGELALALELRGKGARKVIIEDLKAIQKTLKREGKVLLIKPAECRKCGFVFRPEIHVPSRCPRCKSEWIEEPRFKIEAR; translated from the coding sequence ATGATGACTCGTAGGCAGCGCATAATAAAGCTTTTGGAGGAGCGGGACTACTCGCCGGGTGAGCTTGCCCTGGCACTGGAGCTCAGGGGCAAGGGTGCAAGGAAGGTCATCATCGAGGATCTGAAGGCCATCCAAAAGACGCTCAAGCGGGAGGGAAAAGTGCTCCTCATAAAACCCGCCGAGTGCAGGAAGTGCGGCTTCGTCTTCAGGCCGGAAATCCACGTTCCCTCGCGCTGTCCCAGGTGCAAATCCGAGTGGATAGAGGAGCCAAGGTTTAAGATTGAAGCCAGGTAG
- a CDS encoding tRNA pseudouridine(54/55) synthase Pus10, whose translation MIIERAERVLESRRLCDHCLGRLFAKLGKGTNEERGRAIRFVLNMERSRRGLPPLDEPETCELCGNVFERIPGLIGNMKTAAEGIEFETFLVGSRFPREVREREEVLWEEFGIETAEPINREFNRELGKAFGMATGKDTAKNPDVVFIVEPYSGRVELQINPLYIYGRYRKLVRGIPQTPLPDFEDSVASIICRPFSRTSGGKCVFKGAGREDVDVRMLGNGRPFIVEIKRPKKRRLNLDAIAAEINESGKVEVLDLRFVSPKEAEQVLTQNHRKEYLALVRVDDGVTPEEAKYVAERLAGLEIHQRTPWRVRNARADRVRVRKVHEAEARWLDEKHFELRLVTDGGLYIKELVSGDRGRTRPSVSDLLGKPAWCERLDVLNIFDD comes from the coding sequence ATGATAATCGAGAGGGCGGAGAGGGTTCTGGAGTCCCGGAGGTTATGCGATCACTGCCTTGGGAGGCTCTTCGCGAAGCTCGGAAAGGGCACCAACGAGGAGAGGGGAAGGGCGATAAGGTTCGTTCTCAACATGGAGCGTTCCAGGCGGGGCCTTCCACCGCTTGATGAACCCGAAACGTGCGAGCTGTGCGGCAACGTCTTTGAGAGGATTCCCGGGCTAATCGGGAACATGAAAACGGCCGCTGAAGGCATTGAGTTTGAGACGTTCCTCGTGGGTTCGCGCTTTCCCAGGGAGGTGCGTGAAAGGGAGGAGGTCCTCTGGGAGGAATTTGGAATTGAAACTGCCGAGCCCATCAACAGGGAGTTCAACCGCGAACTTGGAAAGGCCTTTGGCATGGCAACCGGAAAGGACACCGCCAAGAATCCCGACGTGGTTTTTATCGTCGAGCCCTATTCCGGCAGGGTGGAGCTTCAGATAAACCCGCTCTACATCTACGGCCGTTACAGGAAGCTTGTGAGGGGAATTCCCCAGACACCGCTCCCGGACTTTGAGGACAGCGTTGCGTCGATAATCTGCCGCCCGTTTTCGAGGACATCCGGCGGAAAGTGCGTTTTCAAAGGAGCCGGCAGGGAGGACGTTGACGTCCGCATGCTGGGCAACGGCAGGCCATTTATCGTGGAAATAAAGCGGCCGAAAAAGCGCAGGCTCAACCTTGACGCTATAGCCGCTGAGATAAACGAAAGCGGGAAGGTTGAGGTGCTTGACCTGCGCTTCGTTTCACCGAAGGAAGCGGAGCAGGTACTCACTCAAAATCACCGTAAAGAATATCTGGCCCTCGTCCGTGTCGACGATGGGGTAACTCCTGAAGAGGCAAAGTATGTCGCGGAAAGGCTCGCGGGGCTTGAAATCCATCAGAGGACTCCCTGGCGCGTAAGGAATGCAAGGGCAGACAGGGTCAGGGTCAGAAAGGTTCATGAGGCAGAGGCGAGGTGGCTCGATGAAAAGCACTTCGAGCTCCGTCTCGTCACAGATGGAGGCCTTTACATCAAGGAGCTGGTTTCAGGTGATAGAGGGCGCACGAGGCCCTCTGTGAGTGACCTGCTCGGAAAACCCGCCTGGTGTGAGAGACTCGATGTGCTGAACATCTTTGATGACTGA
- a CDS encoding 50S ribosomal protein L21e — protein MVKKAHSFRRKTRGKLSKSPRRRGLPPLTRFLQEFETGQKVHIVIEPSYHRGMPDPRFHGRTGTVVGKRGDAYVVQIKDGGKVKTFFIHPVHLRAQKG, from the coding sequence ATGGTCAAAAAGGCCCACAGCTTTAGGAGGAAGACCCGCGGGAAGCTCAGCAAGAGCCCCAGGAGAAGGGGGCTTCCGCCTCTCACGAGGTTCCTTCAGGAGTTTGAGACCGGGCAGAAGGTCCACATAGTTATCGAGCCGAGCTACCACAGGGGCATGCCCGACCCGAGGTTCCACGGAAGAACCGGAACAGTCGTTGGAAAGCGCGGCGATGCCTACGTCGTCCAGATTAAGGACGGCGGGAAGGTTAAGACCTTCTTCATCCACCCGGTTCACCTCAGGGCCCAGAAGGGATGA
- a CDS encoding RNA polymerase Rpb4 family protein translates to MIGRKKLEERYLTIAETKELLERRKAEGMEDNPEEPMFYEARVSLEHAERFAKLKPEQAVELKEKLMELFDWIDERLAAKLVDLMPEDYFDIRVIFSKEDYMPTKEEAEEIVRLLDDYRE, encoded by the coding sequence ATGATAGGGAGAAAGAAGCTCGAGGAGCGGTACCTCACGATAGCCGAAACCAAGGAGCTCCTCGAGAGGCGCAAGGCAGAGGGGATGGAGGACAACCCGGAGGAGCCGATGTTCTACGAGGCCAGGGTTAGCCTCGAACATGCCGAGCGCTTTGCGAAACTCAAGCCCGAGCAGGCGGTTGAGCTGAAGGAAAAGCTTATGGAGCTCTTTGATTGGATAGACGAAAGGCTCGCCGCGAAGCTCGTTGACCTGATGCCCGAGGATTACTTTGATATACGGGTAATCTTCAGCAAGGAGGACTACATGCCCACCAAAGAGGAGGCCGAGGAGATAGTAAGGCTCCTCGACGACTACAGGGAGTGA
- a CDS encoding DUF655 domain-containing protein, whose protein sequence is MDRYRRHSYRESLEKKRRNVEYEEYAYVLDYLPEGYTDLRTGRRTGKPVAQVIGEKAFTLLEVAPKEDLMLYERVFIGKGQRDKILMINKKIHYDELTATAKAELPYVVEEIVKNNEERFVQFFNMAPPITNRLHSLELLPGIGKKHMWEILDERKKEPFKSFDDLRHRVKGLPDPAKMIAKRVVDELEGKDRYRLFVGSRRIFRV, encoded by the coding sequence ATGGATAGGTACCGGAGACATTCTTACAGGGAAAGCCTCGAAAAGAAGAGGCGGAACGTTGAGTATGAGGAATACGCCTATGTGCTGGACTATCTTCCCGAGGGCTACACCGATTTGAGGACGGGTAGGCGAACCGGGAAGCCCGTGGCGCAGGTTATAGGTGAAAAGGCATTCACGCTCCTTGAGGTCGCCCCCAAGGAAGACCTCATGCTATACGAGAGGGTTTTCATAGGCAAGGGACAGAGGGACAAGATACTCATGATAAATAAGAAGATTCACTACGATGAGCTAACGGCCACTGCCAAGGCCGAGCTTCCCTACGTTGTGGAGGAGATAGTCAAGAACAACGAGGAGCGCTTCGTGCAGTTCTTCAACATGGCCCCTCCGATAACCAACAGGCTCCACAGCCTGGAGCTCCTGCCGGGAATAGGTAAGAAGCACATGTGGGAGATACTGGACGAGCGCAAGAAGGAGCCCTTCAAAAGCTTCGATGACCTCCGCCACCGCGTCAAGGGTCTCCCCGATCCGGCGAAGATGATAGCCAAGCGCGTCGTTGATGAGCTTGAGGGCAAGGACCGCTACAGGCTCTTCGTTGGCTCCAGGAGGATATTCCGCGTATGA
- the rsmA gene encoding 16S rRNA (adenine(1518)-N(6)/adenine(1519)-N(6))-dimethyltransferase RsmA — protein sequence MRERLFSIISKYGLKANSDLGQNFLIVPDIIERNVERAELDEKDVVLEVGPGLGVLTDALSRSAGKVYAIEKDRRLVEILRREYDWPNVEIIEGDALRVEFPEFNKIVSNLPYQISSPITFRFLRYEFEKAVLIYQLEFAQRMVAKPGDRNYSRLSLMVQAKAYAELVERIGRGAFWPRPKVDSAVVVLEPKPRGERIELDENLVRALFQHRRSTVLAALRKSHHMLGLDREGFKRVRKSLSDMPHAEKRVFQLTPVEVKDIEEFLVAEGILD from the coding sequence ATGAGGGAGCGTCTCTTTTCTATCATTTCCAAATACGGCCTCAAGGCAAATTCTGACCTGGGACAGAACTTTCTGATAGTGCCTGATATAATAGAGAGGAACGTCGAAAGGGCGGAGCTGGATGAAAAAGACGTCGTCCTTGAGGTCGGACCCGGCCTCGGCGTTCTGACGGACGCATTGAGCAGGAGTGCCGGGAAGGTGTACGCCATCGAGAAGGACAGGCGCCTCGTCGAGATACTTAGGAGGGAGTACGACTGGCCCAACGTTGAGATAATCGAGGGCGATGCCCTCAGGGTCGAATTCCCCGAGTTCAACAAGATAGTCTCCAACCTCCCGTATCAGATCTCATCCCCCATAACCTTCCGCTTTTTGAGGTATGAGTTTGAGAAAGCCGTTCTAATCTACCAGCTGGAGTTCGCCCAGAGGATGGTGGCAAAGCCGGGGGATAGAAACTACTCCCGTCTCTCCCTGATGGTTCAGGCTAAGGCCTACGCCGAACTCGTGGAGCGCATCGGCAGGGGAGCCTTCTGGCCGAGGCCGAAGGTTGACTCGGCCGTCGTGGTACTCGAACCCAAGCCGAGGGGGGAGAGAATAGAGCTCGACGAAAACCTCGTGAGAGCGCTCTTCCAGCACAGGAGGAGTACAGTTCTGGCGGCCCTGAGGAAGTCCCACCACATGCTCGGTCTTGACAGGGAGGGATTCAAGAGAGTTAGAAAGAGCCTCTCCGATATGCCTCACGCCGAGAAAAGGGTCTTTCAGCTCACCCCTGTGGAAGTGAAGGACATCGAGGAGTTCCTCGTTGCTGAGGGTATTCTGGACTGA
- a CDS encoding ferritin family protein, which translates to MKASRYKTEEERARFREILEAISKLNHKELLAYWMDQEVKEAEMYHKLHQLSKDVNWDERVSKLFFQLYKESLGHAEALLRMFKEMFPNESPPEVTLPALEVELSEERLRDMVYHGHLKDILEYLMGTEKLPTTFTSIWPREPRMKTPRQP; encoded by the coding sequence ATGAAGGCATCACGGTACAAGACAGAAGAGGAAAGGGCCAGATTTAGGGAGATACTGGAGGCCATCTCCAAACTGAACCACAAGGAACTACTGGCCTATTGGATGGATCAAGAAGTTAAAGAGGCTGAGATGTACCACAAACTCCACCAGCTCAGCAAGGATGTGAACTGGGACGAGCGCGTATCCAAGCTGTTCTTCCAGCTCTATAAGGAGAGCCTGGGACATGCCGAAGCCCTGCTTAGGATGTTCAAAGAAATGTTTCCAAACGAGAGTCCACCGGAGGTCACCCTACCCGCCCTGGAGGTGGAGCTCTCCGAGGAAAGATTAAGGGACATGGTCTACCACGGGCACCTCAAGGATATCCTCGAGTACCTGATGGGAACCGAGAAGCTGCCCACGACGTTTACAAGTATCTGGCCGAGAGAACCGAGGATGAAAACTCCAAGGCAACCTTGA
- a CDS encoding radical SAM protein — MIIAIIDGYTDEPAGLGVPPYLGIYPRYAYGAIKKARKDTAVFYLTIDDLRATFDGERGIATKNKTPNFPKTREILKKADVIVYIGGLHTPGKYLSAVPSQVEEVARFLKPLNGIKILGGPAFMGSAHAGGTKISSRELMMAEAVFDHIVYGDLEAFLHDFLISPRDADPFRFRTYDELRDYSLLGAEVVRQFPDYPDFVIVEIETQRGCPKAMGIGGCSFCTEPVRYKVVENRPVEDIIREVEVLYRLGVRHFRVGRQSCIFSYMAEPNARVPVPNPEAIEKLFVGIRSVAPDVKTLHVDNANPAVIANYPEESIRIAKALIKYGTSGNVVAFGLESADPKVAKLNNLNATAEETYEAVRLLNEVGGKRGPNGMPWLLPGINIIFGLPGETKKSYELTFQFLKRLLDDGLMVRRINIRQVVVFPGTPLWRMRDRVKTEKHKRLIQHYKYKIRHEIDLPMLKRLVPVGTVLRDVRAEVFENGLTYGRQIGSYPLIVGIPKEVKLNRFYSVLIVGHGFRSITGVPVPINVNTETPRVLQHLPGIGRKNVVRILAKRPFRDEKEFFLTVGEDKRKILDGLITV; from the coding sequence ATGATAATCGCCATCATTGACGGCTATACCGATGAACCCGCCGGGCTGGGTGTTCCGCCCTATCTGGGGATATACCCCCGCTACGCCTACGGGGCCATAAAGAAGGCGAGGAAAGACACCGCGGTTTTCTACCTGACCATAGACGACCTCCGGGCCACTTTTGATGGTGAGAGGGGGATAGCCACCAAGAACAAAACTCCCAACTTCCCGAAAACCCGGGAAATACTCAAGAAGGCGGACGTTATCGTCTACATCGGCGGTCTTCATACGCCGGGCAAGTATCTCTCGGCGGTGCCCTCCCAGGTGGAGGAAGTGGCCAGGTTCCTGAAGCCCCTTAATGGAATCAAAATCCTTGGAGGTCCGGCCTTCATGGGGTCGGCCCATGCGGGGGGCACAAAGATAAGCTCCCGCGAGCTGATGATGGCGGAGGCGGTTTTTGACCACATAGTTTACGGTGACCTTGAGGCGTTTCTCCACGATTTCCTGATAAGTCCCAGGGATGCCGACCCTTTCCGCTTCAGAACCTATGATGAGCTAAGGGATTACTCCCTCCTCGGGGCGGAAGTGGTAAGGCAGTTCCCCGATTATCCGGATTTCGTTATAGTTGAGATTGAGACCCAGAGGGGCTGTCCAAAGGCCATGGGGATTGGGGGTTGCTCCTTCTGCACCGAGCCCGTGCGCTATAAGGTTGTGGAAAACCGGCCTGTGGAAGACATAATCCGGGAAGTTGAGGTGCTCTACAGGCTCGGCGTCAGGCACTTTCGCGTTGGAAGGCAGAGCTGTATCTTCTCCTACATGGCAGAACCGAACGCTCGCGTTCCCGTTCCAAATCCGGAGGCGATAGAGAAGCTCTTCGTCGGAATTCGGTCGGTCGCGCCCGACGTGAAGACGCTTCACGTTGATAACGCCAACCCCGCGGTAATCGCCAACTATCCGGAGGAAAGCATCAGAATCGCGAAGGCACTCATAAAATACGGGACCTCCGGAAACGTCGTGGCCTTTGGGCTTGAAAGTGCCGACCCCAAAGTTGCCAAGCTGAACAATCTGAACGCGACTGCGGAGGAAACCTACGAAGCCGTCAGGCTCTTGAACGAGGTTGGGGGAAAGCGGGGCCCAAACGGCATGCCCTGGCTTCTCCCGGGAATCAACATCATCTTTGGCCTGCCCGGGGAGACCAAAAAGAGCTACGAACTCACGTTCCAGTTCCTTAAGCGGCTTCTCGACGATGGGCTAATGGTTCGCAGGATAAACATCCGTCAGGTTGTCGTGTTCCCCGGAACGCCTCTTTGGCGCATGAGGGACCGGGTCAAGACCGAGAAGCACAAGAGGCTCATCCAGCATTACAAGTACAAGATACGGCACGAGATTGACCTTCCAATGCTGAAGCGTCTCGTCCCAGTGGGAACTGTTCTCAGGGACGTTCGTGCCGAGGTCTTTGAGAACGGCCTCACCTATGGGAGGCAGATAGGCAGCTATCCCCTCATCGTGGGGATTCCAAAGGAGGTCAAACTTAACAGGTTCTACAGCGTCCTCATCGTCGGGCATGGCTTTAGGAGCATTACGGGCGTTCCGGTTCCGATAAACGTGAACACCGAGACGCCCAGGGTTCTTCAGCATCTGCCGGGGATTGGGAGGAAGAACGTTGTGAGAATTCTGGCAAAGCGTCCATTCAGGGATGAGAAAGAGTTCTTCCTGACGGTTGGAGAGGATAAAAGGAAAATTCTGGATGGGCTTATCACCGTGTAG
- a CDS encoding S-layer protein produces MKVKKIAALAIGAAMVGATMGFASAQPTVPNIPKDFFVNADGTPNVKIVVGSTAAAMDVASAADIAVALGSMLYTTEQAEIQNGYVKIKAEYPPETLWKDTIYAYNYTTIEAHGAVADWVYKYEDLPADYWWNGADSGAAYDMTYNEWKSWYNFTVEIEDQDKIGDEKLIDWNIHIQNIELKSKDPSEWDKDYPPKDADIVITPGNVTVFVDYVLYNYTVEKTETILDGYPEWGVDPETGTSTSWYIGDADDESDADGTITDTEVYSEGVKAGDTFTVFGQSFYVLSVGENKFTAGLDKGEAWYQVGQPQAIEGTDWIVTVLDISIIDQRALVVVKNAVTGQESDQKILEEGQDVDIFGDGKVVLTLLDTFVGIDGHLIASIAARVDVQSWETGNTLTYDGIEWEMTINTVNNDTITNITLTNKDELKGNPVDIFGTYNLFYKFEMKTLNEVKLEEAGYSDWDINGNGGDPEDKDFIVAYAYICLKEKEGKVVEKELKVGDDVLDTDYKVEGIYGDVTMLKPLTAPITVMDYEVSMEDPGANLILIGGPVANSLTKWLVEQNISKVDWYNSPGDIEYIQDALGGYDVVIVAGATRDETKVAAEALMEYLAGL; encoded by the coding sequence ATGAAAGTGAAGAAGATCGCGGCCCTTGCAATTGGTGCCGCAATGGTTGGAGCCACCATGGGCTTTGCCAGCGCTCAGCCGACCGTTCCGAACATACCGAAGGACTTCTTCGTTAACGCCGATGGAACCCCGAACGTTAAAATCGTCGTTGGAAGTACCGCTGCTGCTATGGACGTTGCCAGCGCCGCTGACATTGCCGTTGCCCTTGGCAGCATGCTCTACACCACAGAGCAGGCCGAGATTCAGAACGGCTACGTGAAGATCAAGGCCGAGTACCCGCCGGAGACCCTCTGGAAGGACACAATCTACGCTTACAACTACACCACCATCGAAGCCCACGGCGCCGTAGCTGACTGGGTCTACAAGTACGAGGACCTCCCGGCAGACTACTGGTGGAACGGCGCGGACTCTGGCGCGGCCTACGACATGACTTACAACGAGTGGAAGTCCTGGTACAACTTTACAGTCGAGATTGAGGACCAAGACAAGATAGGTGACGAGAAGCTCATCGACTGGAACATACACATCCAGAACATTGAGCTCAAGTCCAAGGACCCGAGCGAGTGGGATAAGGACTACCCACCAAAGGATGCTGACATAGTTATCACTCCAGGCAACGTCACCGTCTTCGTTGACTACGTCCTCTACAACTACACCGTTGAGAAGACCGAGACTATACTGGACGGCTACCCAGAGTGGGGTGTCGATCCAGAGACCGGTACCAGCACCAGCTGGTACATCGGCGACGCCGACGATGAATCTGATGCCGATGGAACCATCACTGACACCGAGGTTTACAGCGAGGGAGTGAAGGCCGGCGACACCTTCACCGTGTTTGGCCAGAGCTTCTACGTCCTCAGCGTCGGTGAGAACAAGTTCACCGCCGGTCTCGACAAGGGTGAGGCCTGGTACCAGGTTGGCCAGCCACAGGCCATCGAGGGTACTGACTGGATAGTCACCGTCCTTGACATAAGCATCATCGACCAGAGGGCCCTTGTTGTCGTTAAGAACGCCGTCACCGGCCAGGAGAGCGACCAGAAGATCCTTGAGGAGGGCCAGGACGTTGACATCTTCGGAGACGGAAAGGTCGTCCTCACCCTGCTGGACACCTTCGTCGGTATCGACGGCCACCTCATAGCCAGCATTGCCGCCAGGGTTGATGTCCAGAGCTGGGAGACCGGCAACACCCTGACCTACGATGGCATCGAGTGGGAGATGACCATCAACACCGTCAACAACGACACCATAACCAACATAACCCTTACCAACAAGGACGAGCTCAAGGGCAACCCGGTTGACATCTTCGGCACCTACAACCTGTTCTACAAGTTCGAGATGAAGACCCTCAACGAGGTCAAGCTTGAGGAGGCTGGATACAGCGACTGGGACATCAACGGAAACGGCGGTGACCCGGAGGACAAAGACTTCATCGTCGCCTACGCCTACATCTGCCTCAAGGAGAAGGAGGGCAAGGTCGTCGAGAAGGAGCTCAAGGTCGGCGACGACGTCCTCGACACTGACTACAAGGTTGAGGGCATCTACGGCGACGTCACCATGCTCAAGCCGCTCACCGCTCCGATAACCGTCATGGACTACGAGGTCAGCATGGAAGACCCCGGAGCGAACCTCATCCTCATCGGCGGTCCGGTTGCCAACAGCCTTACCAAGTGGCTCGTCGAGCAGAACATCAGCAAGGTTGACTGGTACAACAGCCCAGGCGACATCGAGTACATCCAGGACGCCCTTGGCGGCTACGACGTCGTCATCGTCGCCGGTGCCACCAGGGACGAGACCAAGGTTGCCGCTGAGGCCCTTATGGAGTACCTCGCTGGCCTCTGA